The following proteins come from a genomic window of Leishmania major strain Friedlin complete genome, chromosome 17:
- a CDS encoding putative protein kinase, whose amino-acid sequence MPLHKTRINTDSQRSPPPAPANHIRTPVGSASSQSLAISPLSTKLVEIPSPERKSNSGVVTGVSISDGGAIWDRRAQCRAPTGPPHSITAERRNEAGDGAVVAKGGKASSSPSKATAGRVGSQGSDEGGDETSSGDEEGEEEDSDEEDDEGEEGGYYDGATSDQEEDDDVDTGDSTADDEEDEDDASTSASSSSSGSSTAPVEIGSRRSRRTKRSGKKSTQSSLKAATNTAVPSSASSAAQWRGGSGPAAQPIRTKVSREGDVNVKVIFADRSRHCFRRYVKEVMTRFGFRKATDFDMYCIDQYGDRVDIDTEEDFEQLLDALTEAMGVVGRDSLVGSPDTHASPPPPSLGLFPHLHGANQSTGSCGIPAAGDGLSISGHASERAMSFSASQNHTSSFYAAKSFSLSPRLDATIASSISAGSLVEDDGKSSVSVLRLYVRYSNAYYTEHRREFEQQMNHSLLYTQGILNSGGSGAHPPPPPPPQLSLGSPSSKWRLQTDQLPSGHVSPGAVGSPLARNMLTFTTCSVGSGGGDGGATSSHNEFNAVHGKSSDWAAASADSMSMQFNETLSSNLAKTLRLDEAEPLDWRRMSVLGKGSFGTVYEGITQDGKMLAVKVQELSLDDGDDAEAVKAVKAEINLMSSLKHKNIVTYYGCQTRVLPTGNQQMEVFLELCHGGSLASLRRKFVKAKEPFSISLVRSYTRQVLEGLAYLHAQNVVHRDIKSDNVLISAMGEAKLADFGCSKRLGPATLQGMPGTLPPGAAPAAAAPSPQEAAAARAAMHQTVVGSPFFMAPEVLREDGSYTGAADIWSVGCLVLELLGREPWDITGKNIFQIMFRVSKEKGMPTGVPKKCPAILLDFFERCFQRDAKRRATAVELLAHEWLTCPDKALEEVPPSPLSQKESPAE is encoded by the coding sequence ATGCCGCTGCACAAGACGCGGATCAACACAGACTCACAGCGCTcacccccacccgcccctGCGAACCACATCAGGACGCCTGTAGGTAGCGCGTCGTCGCAGTCCTTAGCCATATCTCCCCTCTCGACCAAGCTGGTCGAGATACCTTCGCCGGAGCGGAAGTCGAATAGTGGAGTCGTCACCGGCGTCAGCATCAGTGACGGCGGTGCCATCTGGGACCGGCGGGCACAGTGCCGAGCGCCGACGGGCCCCCCGCATAGCATCACTGCGGAGCGCCGAAACGAAGCCGGAgacggcgcggtggtggcgaaggGGGGGAAGGCAAGCAGCTCACCCAGCAAGGCTACTGCCGGACGCGTTGGGAGCCAGGGAAGTGATGAAGGGGGCGATGAGACCTCGAGCggagacgaggagggcgaagaagaagatAGCGAtgaggaagacgacgagggcgaagAAGGTGGCTACTACGACGGCGCCACGTCCGAccaggaggaggacgacgacgtagacaccggcgacagcaccgctgaTGACGAGGAAGACGAAGACGATGCTTCGACGTCAGCCTCATCTTCCTCCTCGGGCTCTTCGACGGCGCCGGTAGAGATCGGCAGCAGGAGGTCGCGGAGGACGAAGCGAAGTGGCAAGAAGTCGACGCAGAGCTCTCTCAAGGCCGCGACGAACACGGCCGTGCCGTCATCGGCTTCAAGCGCTGCGCAGTGGCGCGGTGGGTCCGGgccggcagcgcagccgatTCGCACGAAGGTGTCGAGAGAGGGGGACGTGAACGTAAAGGTCATCTTTGCCGATCGCTCCCGTCACTGCTTCCGCCGCTATGTCAAGGAGGTGATGACGCGCTTCGGCTTCCGGAAGGCGACCGACTTCGACATGTACTGCATTGACCAGTATGGCGACCGCGTCGACATCGATACGGAGGAGGACTTTGAACAGCTGCTTGACGCCTTAACGGAGGCCATGGGGGTGGTAGGCAGGGATAGTCTCGTGGGCTCCCcagacacgcacgcctctcctccgccgccgtccctGGGGCTGTTCCCCCACCTGCACGGCGCGAACCAAAGCACGGGTAGCTGTGGGATTCCCGCGGCGGGTGATGGGCTCAGCATCAGTGGCCATGCCAGCGAGCGCGCCATGAGCTTCAGCGCAAGCCAGAACCACACGTCCTCCTTCTATGCCGCCAAATCTTTCTCCTTATCCCCTCGACTGGACGCGACGATCGCGTCGTCTATCAGTGCTGGCAGCCTGGTGGAAGATGACGGCaagagcagcgtcagcgtgcTGCGGCTTTATGTGCGCTATTCGAACGCCTACTACACCGAGCACCGCCGAGAGTTTGAGCAGCAGATGAATCATAGCCTGCTCTACACGCAGGGCATTTTGAatagcggtggcagcggtgcccatccgccgccgccgccgccgccgcagctttCACTCGGGTCGCCTTCGAGCAAGTGGAGGCTTCAAACGGATCAGCTTCCAAGCGGCCATGTCTCGCCAGGGGCGGTAGGCTCTCCCCTCGCGCGAAATATGCTCACGTTCACTACCTGCAGCGttggcagcggaggcggagatggcggcgccACTTCGAGTCACAACGAGTTCAACGCTGTTCATGGCAAGTCTTCCGATTGggcggctgcctcggcggACAGCATGTCGATGCAGTTCAACGAGACACTAAGCAGCAACCTTGCCAAGACGCTCCGGCTTGATGAGGCCGAGCCGCTAGACTGGCGGCGTATGAGCGTGCTTGGCAAGGGCTCCTTCGGCACGGTGTACGAGGGCATCACCCAAGATGGGAAGATGCTGGCGGTTAAGGTGCAGGAGCTGTCcctcgacgacggcgacgacgcagaggcggtgaaggcggTAAAGGCGGAGATCAATCTCATGAGTTCGCTGAAGCACAAGAATATTGTCACCTACTACGGGTGCCAGACGCGCGTGCTGCCGACAGGCAACCAGCAGATGGAGGTGTTCCTCGAACTATGCCACGGCGGCAGTCTCGCTTCCCTGCGGCGGAAGTTCGTAAAGGCCAAGGAGCCGTTCAGCATCTCGCTCGTGCGCTCATACACGCGGCAGGTCCTGGAGGGGTTGGCCTACCTGCACGCCCAGAACGTTGTGCACCGCGACATCAAGAGTGACAACGTGCTCATATCGGCAATGGGCGAGGCGAAGCTCGCGGATTTTGGGTGCAGCAAGCGGCTAGGGccggcgacgctgcagggCATGCCGGGTACACTGCCTCcaggtgcagcgccggcagcggcggcaccaagcccacaggaggcggcggcagcacgtgCCGCCATGCATCAGACAGTGGTGGGCTCGCCCTTCTTCATGGCGCCTGAGGTGCTGCGAGAGGACGGCAGCTACACTGGCGCAGCGGACATCTGGTCTGTAGGCTGCTtggtgctggagctgctcggTCGAGAGCCGTGGGATATCACCGGCAAGAACATCTTTCAAATTATGTTCCGCGTTAGTAAGGAGAAGGGGATGCCGACTGGGGTACCAAAGAAGTGCCCAGCGATTCTTCTCGACTTCTTCGAGCGATGCTTCCAGCGGGACGCCAAGCGGCGGGCCACCGCGGTGGAGCTTCTGGCGCATGAGTGGCTGACGTGCCCCGACAAGGCGCtcgaggaggtgccgccgtcaccgctaTCGCAGAAGGAGTCGCCGGCGGAGTGA